One window of Alkaliphilus metalliredigens QYMF genomic DNA carries:
- a CDS encoding putative PEP-binding protein encodes MLHRTKAITPSPCFPALPRSSVLDHDPFQRIDRRGVGRLMEIAVELGRKVKPELKIGICGEHGGDPSSIELNFISDFKCNTLFYLNFDFI; translated from the coding sequence ATGTTACACAGAACCAAAGCAATAACCCCGTCCCCGTGCTTCCCCGCGCTTCCCCGTTCTTCTGTTTTAGACCATGATCCATTCCAGAGAATTGATCGTCGGGGTGTGGGGCGATTAATGGAAATCGCAGTGGAGCTTGGACGAAAGGTAAAGCCAGAACTGAAAATTGGAATCTGTGGAGAGCATGGTGGGGACCCAAGTTCTATTGAACTTAATTTCATCAGTGATTTTAAGTGCAATACCCTATTTTATTTAAATTTCGATTTTATTTAA
- a CDS encoding TetR/AcrR family transcriptional regulator: MSIKPTTREIKSHHTRQALIESAMDLLFKYGVKKVTIDDICSDCGLSKGAFYHNFPTKDHIVVLSVNAGLDKYIDQYFARDSSKSVAEQLIDLNMCVFKYFKHIGKEMTRASYEGQIRSKVEVRIPGRTYVDTLTSLVQQSFEKNSFSTNLNEDETYMLCIATFTGMLMKWCTQDDAMDKILDWSKMIQEQFNILVGNKTN, translated from the coding sequence ATGTCTATTAAACCTACCACAAGAGAAATCAAATCACATCATACAAGACAAGCTCTCATAGAATCCGCAATGGATCTATTGTTCAAATATGGCGTAAAAAAGGTAACAATTGATGATATTTGTAGCGATTGTGGATTAAGTAAAGGAGCATTCTATCACAATTTTCCTACAAAGGATCATATCGTCGTGCTTTCTGTAAATGCTGGTTTGGATAAATATATTGACCAATATTTTGCACGGGATAGCAGTAAATCTGTAGCTGAACAATTAATTGATCTAAATATGTGTGTATTTAAGTATTTTAAACATATCGGTAAGGAAATGACGAGAGCATCCTACGAAGGTCAAATTCGTTCTAAGGTGGAGGTCCGTATTCCAGGCCGTACCTATGTAGATACTCTTACTTCATTGGTTCAACAGAGTTTTGAAAAGAATTCTTTTTCTACTAATTTAAATGAAGATGAAACTTATATGCTTTGTATCGCTACATTTACCGGAATGCTTATGAAATGGTGTACGCAAGATGATGCTATGGATAAAATATTAGATTGGTCTAAAATGATCCAGGAGCAATTTAATATACTAGTCGGAAATAAAACAAATTAG
- a CDS encoding FAD-dependent oxidoreductase, whose translation MNKRKMKYLVSVILCLSMILSVLTGCTQPAETVVASYTAGTYIGEGQGYNGIIKVEVSFSDDAIESVSVLEHGETDGISDPAIERIPTNVVEGQTLKVDAVTGATKTSEGILEAVSAAVELADGDVEALKVVEVIKEDKATGYIIDREADLLIIGGGAAGLTAANAAIENGVENVIVIEKLASFAGASAVAGGLAGGDSEFQRSLGLTDDTPEKIFMDLMKGGGFTNDARLTWIWSEEMGPTLDWLITEMDVPIKNQFSNFPEHSVQRSYSVEGGSGVMLRVLADKFVDAGGEILMETEGISFTMDGDTVVGAVAKDVDGNTINIKAPKTILATGGFGNNPNMLSDSLSEVLFYGASPSTGEGINMAKDMGAQLQFMDYVKMYPQGIEVASGFGRVSTVHSMLTTQQTGAIYVNKEGKRIIDENADFVSIKDATKEQTDDIIYLVMDQEAWDKWSVLAHGDENSSPAGRFTLDEQEEWFNTPEGTPVFRRGDNIEEVAVSAEIDGDSLKETIGRWNEMVASGEDKDFGRKELSPLATDGTYYIIEQKLRFATTLGGVRITENFEVENTEGGIIPGLYAAGECVGGVHGQESMPTAMLSWAVTSGKLAGEVIAGKMK comes from the coding sequence ATGAACAAGAGAAAAATGAAATATCTGGTAAGCGTTATTTTATGTTTAAGTATGATTTTATCTGTTCTTACTGGATGTACACAGCCAGCGGAAACAGTGGTGGCTAGTTATACAGCAGGCACCTATATTGGAGAAGGACAGGGATATAACGGAATAATTAAAGTTGAAGTAAGCTTCAGTGATGATGCCATTGAAAGTGTTTCGGTGTTAGAGCATGGAGAGACAGATGGGATATCTGATCCTGCTATTGAAAGAATACCCACAAATGTTGTGGAAGGACAGACATTAAAGGTAGATGCTGTTACAGGAGCGACAAAAACCTCCGAGGGAATCTTAGAGGCAGTGTCAGCAGCTGTAGAGCTTGCTGACGGAGATGTAGAGGCATTAAAGGTTGTAGAGGTCATAAAAGAAGACAAAGCTACAGGATACATAATAGATAGAGAAGCTGATTTGTTAATTATTGGTGGGGGTGCTGCAGGTTTAACAGCAGCAAATGCAGCAATAGAGAATGGTGTTGAAAATGTAATAGTAATAGAAAAATTAGCTTCTTTTGCAGGAGCATCAGCTGTTGCAGGTGGTCTTGCAGGAGGGGATTCTGAATTCCAAAGGTCCTTAGGATTGACAGATGATACACCTGAGAAGATATTTATGGATCTTATGAAGGGTGGAGGTTTTACAAATGATGCAAGGCTAACATGGATTTGGTCAGAGGAAATGGGTCCAACTCTTGATTGGTTAATTACAGAAATGGATGTACCGATTAAGAATCAGTTCTCTAATTTTCCGGAACACTCTGTTCAACGTTCTTACAGTGTAGAAGGTGGAAGCGGGGTAATGCTAAGAGTTTTAGCTGATAAATTTGTAGATGCTGGTGGAGAAATTTTAATGGAAACAGAAGGCATCAGCTTTACAATGGATGGAGATACTGTAGTAGGTGCAGTTGCGAAAGATGTTGATGGCAACACTATCAATATTAAGGCACCAAAAACAATTCTTGCAACAGGAGGCTTTGGAAATAATCCGAATATGCTTTCAGATTCTTTATCAGAGGTTTTATTCTATGGGGCCTCACCTTCTACTGGTGAAGGAATCAACATGGCTAAGGATATGGGTGCACAACTACAGTTCATGGATTATGTTAAGATGTATCCCCAAGGAATTGAAGTAGCGTCTGGATTCGGACGTGTTTCAACAGTTCATAGCATGCTTACAACACAGCAAACAGGTGCAATTTATGTGAATAAAGAAGGAAAACGTATTATTGATGAGAATGCAGACTTCGTTTCTATAAAAGATGCGACAAAGGAACAAACAGATGATATCATTTATCTTGTTATGGATCAAGAAGCTTGGGATAAATGGAGTGTTCTTGCTCACGGAGATGAAAACTCCAGTCCTGCAGGACGTTTTACATTAGACGAACAAGAAGAATGGTTTAATACACCTGAAGGAACACCTGTTTTCCGTCGAGGAGATAATATAGAAGAGGTGGCAGTTTCTGCAGAGATTGATGGCGACTCTTTAAAGGAAACGATTGGTCGTTGGAATGAGATGGTTGCATCAGGCGAGGACAAAGATTTTGGGCGTAAAGAGCTGTCCCCACTTGCAACTGATGGAACATATTACATTATTGAGCAAAAACTTCGTTTTGCTACTACACTTGGTGGCGTTCGTATAACAGAAAATTTTGAAGTTGAAAATACAGAAGGTGGCATTATTCCAGGATTATATGCAGCTGGTGAATGTGTCGGTGGTGTTCATGGACAAGAATCTATGCCAACCGCTATGCTTTCTTGGGCAGTTACATCCGGTAAACTTGCTGGTGAAGTTATTGCTGGAAAAATGAAATAA
- a CDS encoding IS4-like element ISAme1 family transposase has translation MKISSSLIIQFIRLFDNNKIMEIAIGTGLLKRQKGMLPDTILKVFTFGLLNIANPSLNQIASKCQAFQPGLTISKEAVYKRLKKSSLFLQETFKHMMQKSMNSVIPVKTAAILEQFKDVKICDSTKITLPDKLVALYPGLGGRNAKSSLKVQGIYSLIPARFSSLEITKAPGADTTYNDKLLAMVNPGELLITDLGYFSKAFFEKLSTKGSYYLTRIKKNSIVYVEKSGQLTKVDLTDLLKGTVVDTEVFLGIAHKKQLKCRFVAIRLPEKVVNQRRRKANQQAKAQGKQLSAKETELLAWNIIVTNVTKDKLSPEAACDLYRARWQIELVFKSLKSYLNIDKIGSCGKYQLECLIYGRLIAVVAMFSLYNVLYIPANQHFTRSLSMLRFVSIFAIHANEIALKLQLTIPNIHFLERLFKKMSKKSLHDKRQRKTTFEILQEYFFLEINFQNIA, from the coding sequence ATGAAGATATCTTCATCACTTATTATACAATTTATTCGGTTGTTTGATAACAATAAAATTATGGAAATTGCCATAGGCACAGGTTTATTGAAGCGTCAAAAGGGCATGTTGCCTGATACAATTCTTAAGGTTTTCACATTCGGGTTGCTAAATATAGCAAACCCCTCATTAAACCAAATTGCATCTAAATGCCAAGCATTTCAACCAGGCTTAACAATCTCCAAAGAAGCAGTGTATAAAAGACTGAAAAAATCTTCTTTATTTTTACAGGAAACATTTAAACATATGATGCAAAAATCTATGAATAGTGTAATCCCTGTAAAAACTGCCGCTATTCTTGAGCAGTTTAAGGATGTAAAGATATGTGATAGTACCAAAATTACTTTGCCGGATAAGCTGGTGGCTCTGTACCCCGGATTAGGTGGACGCAATGCTAAATCTTCTTTAAAAGTCCAAGGCATTTATAGTTTGATTCCTGCTAGATTTTCAAGCCTTGAAATAACAAAGGCTCCTGGCGCTGATACTACCTATAACGATAAGTTACTTGCCATGGTTAATCCAGGTGAATTGCTAATAACAGACCTAGGATATTTTAGCAAAGCATTTTTTGAAAAACTATCAACAAAAGGTAGTTACTATCTCACTAGAATCAAGAAAAACTCTATTGTTTACGTAGAAAAGTCAGGACAACTAACTAAGGTGGATTTGACTGATTTACTAAAGGGTACTGTGGTTGATACAGAAGTTTTTCTGGGAATAGCCCATAAAAAACAACTTAAATGTCGTTTTGTAGCCATTCGCCTGCCAGAAAAAGTGGTGAATCAACGTAGACGCAAGGCTAACCAACAGGCTAAAGCCCAAGGCAAACAACTTAGTGCGAAAGAAACTGAATTGCTGGCATGGAATATTATTGTTACAAATGTTACAAAAGATAAGTTATCTCCTGAAGCTGCTTGTGATTTATATAGAGCAAGATGGCAAATTGAACTCGTATTTAAATCATTAAAAAGCTATTTAAATATTGATAAAATAGGCTCTTGTGGTAAATACCAGCTAGAGTGTTTGATATATGGGCGCTTAATAGCAGTAGTTGCCATGTTTTCTTTATACAATGTTCTATATATACCAGCAAATCAACATTTCACAAGAAGTTTAAGTATGTTGCGATTTGTAAGTATTTTTGCAATTCATGCTAATGAGATAGCCCTAAAGCTTCAATTAACAATACCAAATATTCATTTTCTTGAAAGACTTTTCAAGAAAATGAGTAAAAAAAGTTTGCATGATAAGCGTCAGAGAAAAACAACGTTTGAAATACTACAGGAATACTTTTTTCTCGAAATTAATTTCCAAAATATTGCTTAG
- a CDS encoding putative PEP-binding protein yields MIGEIKELQYIKDVIIKVIDGVIEEKNADLKYLIGTMIEVPRAAITADEIAVELGRKVKPELKIGICGEHGGDPNSIDLCQELGLDYVSCSPYRVPIARLAAAQSIIKNKDQSKK; encoded by the coding sequence TTGATCGGAGAGATCAAGGAGCTACAATATATTAAAGATGTTATTATTAAAGTGATTGATGGGGTAATTGAAGAGAAAAATGCTGATTTGAAATATTTAATAGGTACCATGATTGAAGTACCAAGGGCAGCAATCACTGCCGATGAAATCGCAGTGGAGCTTGGACGAAAGGTAAAGCCAGAACTGAAAATTGGGATCTGTGGAGAGCATGGTGGGGATCCTAATTCTATTGATCTTTGTCAGGAACTGGGGCTGGATTATGTGTCTTGTTCCCCTTATCGGGTGCCCATCGCACGATTAGCCGCTGCACAAAGCATCATTAAAAACAAAGACCAATCAAAAAAATAA
- the rpsD gene encoding 30S ribosomal protein S4 gives MARMRQPRFKTCRRLGINVCGHPKAMKRADNGQVRDKRKLSSYGIQLLEKQRLRAYYEVMEKQFKIYVKAAIKDSETTGNSLIKKLECRLDNLVYRTGFGSSIRQARQMVVHGHILVNGKKVDRPSFAVSVGDDISLREKSRKNKIFIDNFLRNVDFSYPYIAKNEAGFSGQLIRMPERHEAPIEVNDHLVVEFYSKTI, from the coding sequence TTGGCAAGAATGAGACAACCAAGATTTAAAACGTGTAGAAGATTAGGAATAAATGTTTGTGGTCACCCTAAAGCAATGAAGAGGGCAGATAACGGGCAAGTAAGAGATAAAAGAAAGCTATCTTCCTATGGAATTCAACTATTAGAGAAACAAAGATTAAGGGCATATTATGAAGTAATGGAGAAGCAGTTTAAAATTTATGTAAAGGCCGCCATAAAAGATAGTGAAACTACAGGGAATTCTTTAATCAAAAAACTTGAATGTAGATTAGATAATCTAGTATATAGGACTGGATTTGGAAGTTCAATTAGACAAGCGAGGCAAATGGTAGTTCATGGACATATTTTAGTTAATGGAAAGAAAGTAGATAGACCTTCATTTGCTGTCTCAGTAGGCGACGATATCTCACTTAGAGAGAAGTCTCGTAAAAACAAAATATTTATAGATAATTTTCTTCGCAATGTAGATTTTTCGTATCCCTATATAGCAAAAAATGAAGCTGGTTTTTCGGGTCAACTGATAAGAATGCCAGAGCGCCATGAAGCCCCAATAGAGGTAAATGATCACTTAGTTGTTGAGTTCTACTCAAAAACTATATAG
- a CDS encoding flavodoxin — protein sequence MKKISIIFGSTTGNTERVAEIIKDNMAECEVTVTDVCNAKDEMIKSADTVLFGASTWGYGEIQDDFLEYYNSMKSELLSAKDVAVFGCGDSVGFSDVYCRAVDLIIEKASECGANVIGEGLKVDGDVDDNVSKIEAFAKELV from the coding sequence ATGAAAAAAATATCAATTATATTTGGTAGTACAACAGGAAACACGGAGAGAGTAGCGGAAATAATTAAAGATAATATGGCTGAGTGTGAAGTTACCGTAACTGATGTATGTAATGCAAAGGATGAAATGATCAAATCAGCTGACACTGTACTATTTGGAGCATCTACTTGGGGTTATGGTGAAATACAAGATGATTTCTTAGAATATTATAATTCAATGAAAAGTGAACTATTAAGTGCTAAGGATGTTGCTGTATTTGGTTGTGGTGATAGTGTAGGTTTTTCAGACGTGTACTGTAGAGCGGTGGATTTAATAATAGAAAAAGCATCAGAATGCGGTGCTAATGTGATTGGAGAAGGCTTGAAGGTTGATGGGGATGTTGATGACAATGTCTCTAAAATAGAAGCATTCGCTAAGGAATTAGTCTAA
- a CDS encoding metal-sensing transcriptional repressor, translating to MKKHKHPNQKQIINRMSRIIGHSQAIKRMLEEEKECSEILIQIAAVKSALNNMGKLILKDHINHCIVEAIENEDDKALEELDEAIDKFIK from the coding sequence ATGAAAAAACATAAGCACCCTAATCAAAAACAAATAATTAATAGAATGTCTAGAATAATTGGTCACTCACAAGCGATAAAAAGAATGTTAGAGGAAGAAAAAGAGTGCAGTGAAATATTAATACAGATTGCAGCTGTTAAATCTGCTTTGAATAACATGGGGAAGTTAATCTTAAAAGATCATATCAATCACTGTATTGTTGAAGCTATTGAGAATGAAGATGATAAAGCTTTAGAAGAATTAGATGAAGCTATAGACAAGTTTATTAAGTAG
- a CDS encoding MATE family efflux transporter, translating into MLLAIPAMIENILQVFIGVVDTYFVGRIGTEAIAGVGITNLTMNVYIAFFSALGIGTTAVVSRYIGAEENEKADHAVKQSIIMALVIGLMFGIINLIFSKKILLLLGAGEGVIEYALPYFLSVAVPSVFLCVNMVLASALRGTGDTKTPMQVAIISNIINAILDYILIFGIFSFSGLGILGAGLATTFSRLISVILLLKKINSKDTKINIFIFGQWKIDFIMLSTITKISIPAAVERLIMRSGQLIYGGMIIKIGTEAYAAHNIAGTIETFSYLPGMGFGVAAATLVGQHLGKKKEDEAQSLGLIAYLLSTGFMVIVGIIFYIFAPVLAGLFTKDENIINQVVQVLRIIALFQPFLCITLVITSALQGAGDTRFPMYSSLIGILGIRVLGVYILCMRLGFGLVGVWIAYAIDITVRGVILMIRYLKGKWKEVRIS; encoded by the coding sequence ATGCTACTAGCCATTCCTGCAATGATTGAAAACATACTACAAGTATTTATAGGAGTAGTAGATACATATTTTGTTGGTAGAATTGGAACAGAAGCTATTGCAGGTGTTGGAATTACAAATTTAACTATGAATGTATATATTGCATTCTTTTCGGCACTGGGGATAGGAACCACAGCTGTTGTATCTAGGTATATTGGGGCAGAAGAAAATGAAAAAGCCGACCATGCAGTTAAGCAGTCAATAATAATGGCTTTAGTTATTGGATTAATGTTTGGTATTATTAATCTAATATTCTCAAAGAAAATTTTGCTACTATTGGGAGCTGGGGAGGGGGTAATTGAATATGCTTTGCCATACTTTCTATCGGTTGCTGTTCCCTCGGTTTTTCTATGTGTAAATATGGTTTTGGCTAGTGCTCTAAGAGGTACTGGGGATACAAAAACACCAATGCAAGTTGCAATTATATCAAATATTATCAATGCAATCCTTGACTATATATTAATTTTTGGAATATTTAGTTTTAGTGGTCTTGGAATTTTAGGAGCAGGATTGGCAACAACATTTTCTAGACTAATAAGTGTCATTCTATTACTGAAAAAAATTAATAGCAAAGATACTAAAATTAATATTTTTATATTTGGACAATGGAAAATTGACTTTATAATGTTAAGTACTATCACAAAGATTAGTATACCTGCTGCAGTGGAAAGGTTAATCATGAGATCAGGTCAGCTTATCTATGGAGGTATGATTATAAAAATTGGAACAGAAGCCTATGCAGCCCATAATATAGCTGGAACAATAGAAACATTTTCTTATTTACCAGGCATGGGCTTTGGTGTGGCAGCGGCTACCTTAGTAGGTCAGCACCTAGGTAAAAAGAAAGAAGACGAAGCTCAGAGCTTAGGTTTAATTGCATATCTATTATCTACAGGATTTATGGTTATTGTGGGCATTATTTTTTATATCTTTGCACCAGTTCTTGCAGGATTATTTACAAAAGATGAAAATATTATTAATCAGGTAGTTCAAGTATTAAGGATAATTGCTTTGTTTCAACCTTTTTTATGTATTACACTAGTTATAACATCAGCGCTTCAGGGAGCAGGAGATACGAGATTTCCCATGTATTCATCACTAATAGGTATTTTGGGAATTCGGGTATTAGGAGTATATATATTATGCATGCGATTAGGATTTGGCTTAGTAGGTGTATGGATTGCCTATGCAATAGATATAACTGTTAGAGGAGTCATTCTAATGATAAGATACTTAAAGGGGAAATGGAAAGAGGTAAGGATATCATAG
- a CDS encoding PadR family transcriptional regulator produces the protein MVDRSQLMRGTLEGCIVKIISEEETYGYEIVSWLRDYGFEDVGEGSTYPILVRLEKKKIISSTYKESPLGPKRKYYFLTDMGKEFLREFETTWNDVKNTVDRIMKGE, from the coding sequence ATGGTAGATCGTTCTCAATTAATGCGTGGGACGTTAGAAGGGTGTATAGTTAAGATCATAAGTGAAGAAGAAACATATGGTTATGAAATAGTATCCTGGCTTAGAGATTATGGATTTGAAGACGTAGGAGAAGGTTCAACTTATCCTATTCTAGTACGACTTGAGAAAAAGAAAATAATATCTTCTACTTACAAAGAGTCCCCCCTTGGACCAAAGAGGAAATATTATTTTTTGACTGACATGGGAAAGGAATTTTTAAGAGAGTTTGAAACTACATGGAATGATGTAAAGAATACCGTAGATAGAATAATGAAGGGAGAATGA
- the ppdK gene encoding pyruvate, phosphate dikinase, whose protein sequence is MMKYVYSFNEGDQSMKGLLGGKGANLAEMTRIGLPVPPGFTVTTETCNEYYTKGEKLWPELETEIFQQLAYIEEVTGKKFGDHHRPLLVSVRSGAVVSMPGMMDTILNLGLNDASVIGMAAATKNERFAYDSYRRFIQMFGDVVLGIEKYKFDTLLEKRKLDKGIEQDTDLTTEDLQYLVEAFQKIVLRESKMSFPQDVRVQLLMSVEAVFKSWNNPRANVYRKLNDIPKSLGTAVNIQSMVFGNMGETSGTGVAFTRNPSTGEKLLYGEFLMNAQGEDVVAGIRTPRVIQELGDKMPEVYQEFVDVADLLEAHYKDMQDIEFTIENSKLYLLQTRNGKRTAAAAINIAVEMVGEGVLTKKEAIMRVKPSQLDQLLHPTFDEKALNVATLITKGLPASSGAATGQVYFNGEDVVRINSAGGKAILVRQETSPEDIEGMVASQGILTARGGMTSHAAVVARGMGKCCIAGAGEVRIDEGQKYFKVGNQRYEEGQWISLDGNIGNVYEGKVPTKEPKLIGNFGVLMEWADQFRQLKIRANADTPRDTRQAIKFGAEGIGLCRTEHMFFEGTRINTVRKMIVANNIKDRQRALDQLLPMQKADFIEIFKEMGDRPVTVRLLDPPLHEFLPHGDEDIKELAQALEMTYQSLKEVVSDLKEFNPMLGHRGCRLAVTYPEIYEMQVKAIIEAAIEVKEQHGYNIVPEIMIPLIGEIKELQYIKNVIIKVIDGVIEEKNADLKYLIGTMIEVPRAAITADEIAEEAEFFSFGTNDLTQMTYGFSRDDAGRFISEYREKNILDHDPFQRIDRRGVGRLMEIAVELGRKVKPELKIGICGEHGGDPDSIDLCQELGLDYVSCSPYRVPIARLAAAQSVIKNKDQSKE, encoded by the coding sequence ATGATGAAATATGTATATAGCTTCAATGAAGGAGACCAGTCCATGAAGGGACTGTTAGGTGGAAAGGGAGCAAATCTCGCTGAAATGACTCGCATTGGATTACCAGTTCCTCCAGGATTTACTGTCACAACAGAGACCTGTAATGAATACTACACAAAAGGTGAAAAGCTTTGGCCAGAGCTAGAAACCGAAATTTTTCAACAGTTGGCCTACATAGAAGAAGTCACAGGGAAAAAATTTGGAGATCATCATCGACCACTACTTGTATCCGTACGTTCAGGAGCGGTGGTATCCATGCCTGGAATGATGGATACGATTCTAAACCTTGGGCTTAACGATGCTTCCGTGATTGGTATGGCAGCGGCAACAAAAAATGAAAGATTTGCCTATGATAGCTATAGGAGATTTATACAAATGTTTGGTGATGTGGTATTAGGAATTGAAAAATATAAGTTTGATACGCTATTAGAAAAGCGCAAATTAGATAAAGGGATTGAGCAAGATACAGACCTGACAACTGAAGATCTACAGTATTTAGTAGAAGCCTTTCAAAAAATTGTTCTGAGGGAATCAAAAATGAGCTTTCCTCAAGATGTGAGGGTCCAACTCCTGATGTCTGTAGAAGCGGTATTTAAATCATGGAATAACCCAAGGGCTAATGTCTATCGTAAATTAAATGACATTCCTAAGAGTCTTGGGACAGCAGTTAACATTCAATCAATGGTATTTGGTAATATGGGCGAAACCTCTGGAACCGGTGTGGCCTTTACACGGAACCCATCTACAGGAGAGAAGCTTTTATATGGGGAATTCTTAATGAACGCCCAAGGAGAAGATGTGGTGGCAGGAATTCGAACCCCAAGGGTCATTCAAGAGCTAGGGGACAAAATGCCAGAAGTCTATCAAGAATTTGTAGACGTGGCAGATTTACTAGAAGCCCACTATAAGGACATGCAGGACATTGAGTTTACAATTGAAAACAGTAAGCTTTACCTATTACAGACAAGAAACGGTAAACGAACTGCCGCTGCCGCTATTAACATTGCTGTAGAGATGGTGGGTGAGGGTGTTTTGACAAAGAAAGAAGCAATCATGAGAGTGAAACCAAGTCAATTAGATCAATTACTCCACCCTACATTTGATGAAAAGGCATTAAATGTAGCAACGTTGATTACAAAGGGTCTTCCTGCTTCTTCAGGAGCTGCCACGGGACAGGTTTATTTTAATGGAGAAGATGTTGTCAGGATAAATAGTGCTGGTGGAAAAGCGATTCTAGTTCGTCAAGAGACCTCTCCTGAGGACATTGAAGGAATGGTGGCATCACAGGGTATTTTAACTGCAAGGGGAGGGATGACATCCCACGCTGCAGTTGTGGCAAGAGGAATGGGTAAGTGCTGTATTGCCGGAGCTGGAGAGGTTCGTATAGATGAGGGACAAAAATATTTTAAAGTGGGAAATCAACGCTATGAAGAAGGCCAATGGATTTCTTTAGATGGAAACATAGGAAATGTTTATGAAGGGAAGGTTCCAACAAAGGAACCAAAGCTTATTGGAAATTTTGGTGTACTGATGGAGTGGGCTGACCAGTTCAGACAGTTAAAGATTCGAGCCAATGCAGATACCCCACGAGACACACGACAGGCCATTAAGTTTGGAGCAGAAGGAATAGGACTATGCCGTACGGAGCACATGTTTTTTGAAGGAACAAGAATCAATACAGTGAGAAAAATGATTGTTGCCAACAATATAAAAGACCGTCAAAGGGCATTAGACCAATTATTGCCTATGCAAAAAGCGGATTTCATTGAAATATTTAAGGAAATGGGAGATCGCCCGGTTACTGTTCGTTTGTTAGATCCACCACTGCATGAGTTCCTACCCCATGGAGATGAGGACATCAAGGAGCTGGCCCAGGCATTAGAAATGACATATCAAAGTCTAAAGGAAGTTGTATCGGATTTGAAGGAATTCAATCCTATGCTAGGACATCGTGGTTGCCGTTTAGCTGTCACCTATCCTGAAATTTATGAAATGCAGGTCAAGGCAATTATTGAGGCCGCAATAGAGGTTAAGGAGCAGCATGGCTACAACATTGTACCAGAGATTATGATTCCTTTGATCGGAGAGATCAAGGAGCTACAATACATTAAAAACGTTATTATCAAAGTGATTGATGGGGTAATTGAAGAGAAAAATGCTGATTTGAAATATTTAATCGGTACTATGATTGAAGTACCAAGGGCAGCAATCACTGCAGATGAAATCGCAGAGGAAGCAGAATTCTTCTCCTTTGGAACCAATGATTTAACCCAGATGACCTATGGTTTTTCAAGAGATGATGCAGGGCGATTTATTAGTGAATATAGAGAAAAGAATATTCTAGACCATGATCCATTCCAGAGAATCGATCGTCGGGGTGTGGGACGATTAATGGAAATCGCAGTGGAGCTTGGACGAAAGGTAAAACCAGAACTGAAAATTGGAATCTGTGGAGAGCATGGTGGGGATCCTGATTCTATTGATCTTTGTCAGGAACTGGGGCTGGATTATGTTTCTTGTTCCCCTTATCGGGTGCCCATTGCACGATTAGCTGCTGCACAAAGTGTGATTAAAAACAAAGACCAATCAAAAGAATAG